Below is a window of Streptomyces sp. NBC_01429 DNA.
GACTTGCCGCAGCCGGACTCCCCGACCAGCCCGAGGGTGGTGTGGCGCCTGAGCGTGAGGTCCACTCCGTCGACGGCCTTGACGGTGGCGCGGTGGCGGCCGGGGGCGCCCGGGTAGTGCTTGACGAGCCCTTCGGCCGCCAGGAGCGGGGCCTCGGCGGCCGGAGCCGGTGTCTCAGGCATGCGCGGTCTCCAGCGGGTAGTGGCAGGCGAGGGACCGGCCGGGCGGCGCCGCCAGCAGGAGCGGCCGTTCGCCCCGGCAGCGCGGCCGGGCGCCGGGACAGCGCGGGTGGAAGGCGCAGCCGTCGGGCAGGTGTCCCGCCGCCGGCGGGGTGCCGGGGATGGGGGTGAGCGCGTCGGTTCCCGCGTCGAGCCGGGGTACGGCGTCGAGCAGGCCCCGGGTGTAGGGGTGCGAGGGGTGTTCGTACAGCTCCTCGACGGGTGCCTGCTCGACGATCCGGCCGGCGTACATGATCGCGACGCGGTCGGCGGTGCCCGCGGCGAGGCCGAGGTCGTGGGTGATCAGCAGGAGGGCGGAGCGGGTCTCCTCGCGCAGTTCCGCGAGGAGTTCCATGATCTGCGCCTGCACGGTGACGTCGAGGGCGGTGGTGGGTTCGTCGGCGATGAGCACGCTGGGCCGCAGGGCCACGGCCATGGCGATCATGACGCGCTGCCGCATCCCGCCGGAGAACCGGTGCGGGTGGTCGCGGTAGCGGCGCGCCGGGTCGGGGATGCGGACCCGGGCCATCAGG
It encodes the following:
- a CDS encoding ABC transporter ATP-binding protein — its product is MTDHPTEPPARRPLLTVEDLTVDLLPRGAAQRVVDGVSFTLHEEETLALIGESGSGKSITAMAVMGLLPATTARVGGRVLHRDTELLTLGPEALRALRGKHLAMVFQDALSALNPSLTVGYQIAETLRAHEDIGRREARARALDLMARVRIPDPARRYRDHPHRFSGGMRQRVMIAMAVALRPSVLIADEPTTALDVTVQAQIMELLAELREETRSALLLITHDLGLAAGTADRVAIMYAGRIVEQAPVEELYEHPSHPYTRGLLDAVPRLDAGTDALTPIPGTPPAAGHLPDGCAFHPRCPGARPRCRGERPLLLAAPPGRSLACHYPLETAHA